One segment of Bacteroidales bacterium DNA contains the following:
- a CDS encoding electron transfer flavoprotein subunit alpha/FixB family protein yields the protein MAVLVYTENWDGSFKKLSFELVSYGAGLASMLGKPLVVLSIGNVASSELEKLGKYGARKILSLSDPALQVFDSQAYAEAIAQVATREQAEVIVLSNNNTGKAIAPRLSVKLKAGLGAGVSKLPLSTNPFVVYKRSFSGNAFAHVEIKTPVKIITLAQNSFGLVENPGAPSIETISVPVDPALVKTTVTEAQKQTGKLLLTDAEIVVSGGRGMKSPDNWGPLVELAELLGGATACSRPVSDEGWRPHEEHTGQTGKIIAPNLYIAVGISGATQHLAGVSSSKVIVAINTDKDAPIFEAAQYGIVGDAMKVLPKLVEAVKEIKHK from the coding sequence ATGGCAGTATTAGTATATACCGAAAACTGGGATGGTTCCTTTAAAAAACTCTCGTTTGAACTGGTCTCATACGGAGCCGGCCTGGCCAGTATGCTGGGCAAGCCGCTGGTGGTTCTGAGCATCGGAAACGTGGCATCTTCGGAACTGGAGAAACTGGGAAAATACGGAGCCAGGAAAATTTTATCGCTTTCTGATCCTGCTCTTCAGGTATTTGACAGCCAGGCCTATGCCGAAGCCATTGCGCAGGTTGCCACCAGGGAACAGGCCGAAGTGATTGTTCTTTCGAACAACAATACCGGCAAAGCCATTGCCCCCCGTCTTTCGGTGAAGCTGAAAGCAGGGCTGGGTGCCGGTGTCAGCAAACTGCCGCTGAGCACAAACCCCTTTGTGGTGTACAAGCGTTCTTTTTCAGGCAATGCCTTTGCTCATGTGGAGATCAAAACCCCTGTGAAGATTATTACCCTGGCGCAAAATTCCTTTGGGCTTGTCGAAAACCCCGGCGCTCCCTCCATAGAAACCATTTCTGTGCCGGTTGATCCAGCCCTTGTAAAAACTACTGTTACCGAGGCCCAGAAGCAGACAGGCAAGCTCCTGCTGACCGACGCCGAAATTGTGGTATCCGGAGGCCGGGGAATGAAATCACCCGACAACTGGGGCCCGCTTGTTGAACTGGCCGAACTTCTGGGTGGTGCAACAGCCTGCTCCCGCCCTGTATCGGACGAAGGGTGGAGGCCGCATGAAGAACATACAGGACAAACAGGAAAAATCATTGCCCCCAACCTCTATATTGCCGTGGGAATTTCCGGAGCAACACAACATCTGGCAGGTGTCAGCTCATCCAAAGTTATTGTGGCCATCAATACCGACAAAGACGCGCCCATTTTCGAAGCAGCCCAGTACGGCATAGTGGGCGATGCCATGAAAGTACTTCCCAAACTGGTGGAAGCGGTAAAGGAAATAAAACACAAATAG
- a CDS encoding electron transfer flavoprotein subunit beta/FixA family protein, with protein sequence MKILVCISNVPDTTTRVRFVENNKKLDTNGIQWVINPWDELSLTRALELKDDPANGIQTVAVAHVGPASAEPTIRKALAIGADEAFRVNAEPGDAYFVAAQLAEVVKANPFDIIFCGIESSDYNNSAVGGMLAEFLGIPSVSSVSSISIRDGKPVLTREVDGGKETVTVPVPFVAIVQKGIAKEPRIASMRGIMTARTKPIKVLEPAATEPLTAVQEFELPPARKKCTFVDPENPKQLIELLQNEAKVL encoded by the coding sequence ATGAAAATTCTGGTATGCATCAGCAATGTTCCTGACACCACCACGAGGGTGCGGTTTGTTGAAAACAACAAAAAGCTTGATACAAATGGCATTCAGTGGGTCATCAATCCGTGGGATGAGCTTTCCCTCACCCGGGCCCTTGAGCTGAAAGATGATCCGGCCAATGGTATCCAGACGGTTGCCGTAGCCCATGTAGGGCCGGCCTCCGCCGAACCCACCATCAGAAAAGCATTGGCAATAGGTGCTGATGAGGCCTTCAGGGTAAATGCCGAACCGGGGGATGCTTACTTCGTAGCCGCTCAGCTGGCTGAAGTGGTCAAAGCCAATCCCTTCGACATCATTTTCTGTGGAATTGAGTCGAGCGACTATAACAATTCGGCTGTTGGGGGCATGCTGGCTGAATTTCTCGGAATCCCTTCAGTTTCGTCCGTTTCTTCCATCAGCATCCGGGATGGTAAACCGGTGCTTACCCGCGAAGTGGACGGAGGAAAGGAAACCGTTACCGTGCCTGTGCCTTTTGTTGCCATTGTGCAGAAAGGTATTGCCAAAGAACCCCGCATTGCATCCATGCGGGGCATTATGACAGCCCGCACCAAGCCCATAAAAGTGCTGGAGCCTGCTGCCACGGAACCTTTGACAGCCGTGCAGGAATTTGAACTTCCCCCGGCCCGGAAAAAATGCACTTTTGTCGATCCGGAAAATCCCAAACAGCTTATCGAACTGCTTCAGAACGAAGCAAAAGTTTTGTAA